The Medicago truncatula cultivar Jemalong A17 chromosome 4, MtrunA17r5.0-ANR, whole genome shotgun sequence genome includes a region encoding these proteins:
- the LOC25493189 gene encoding pentatricopeptide repeat-containing protein At5g14770, mitochondrial, which produces MMMMMHLKKIRVQTNTLIFFFSPPTRLRRFFYPTPITRTFSSQIHKDSIFIPPTKTHLYVSFFCTLIRLYLTHDRFSTASATFSHMRALGLVPTLPFWNTLLYQFNASGLVSQVKLMYSDMLFCGVVPDVFSVNVLVHSLCKVGDLDLALGYLRNNDVVDIDNVTYNTVIWGFCQKGLVDQGFGLLSEMVKRGLCFDSITCNILVKGYCRIGLVQYAEWVMYNLVDGGVTKDVIGLNTLIDGYCEAGLMSQATELIENSWRSDVKIDIVTYNTLLKAFCKTGDLTRAESLFNEILGFWKDEDRLKNNDVVTQNEIKNLQPTLVTYTTLIAAYCKFVGVEESHSLYKKMIMNGIMPDVVTCSSILYGFCRHGKLTEAAVLFREMYEMGLDPNHVSYATIINSLFKSGRVMEAFNLQSQMVVRGISFDIVTCTTVMDGLFKVGKTKEAEEVFETILKLNLAPNCVTYSALLDGYCKLGKMELAELVLQKMEKEHVPPNVITFSSIINGYAKKGMLSKAVDVLREMVQRNVMPNTIVYAILIDGYFKAGEQDVADDFCKEMKSRRLEESNVIFDILLNNLKRVGRMDEARSLIIDMYSKGIDPDIVNYASLIDGYFKEGNQLAALSIVQEMKEKNIRFDVVAYNALIKGLLRLGKYDPRYVCSRMIELGLAPDCITYNTIINTYCIKGKTEDALDILNEMKSYGIMPNAVTYNILIGGLCKTGAVEKAESALDEMLVMEFVPTPITHKFLVKAYSRSEKADKILQIHEKLVASGLELSLTVYNTLITVFCRLGMTRKAKVVLDEMVKRGISADLVTYNALIRGYCTGSHVEKALKTYSQMFVDGIAPNITTYNTLLGGLSNAGLMEEMMEETEKLVSEMNERGLVPNAATYDILVSGYGRVGNRKKTIILHIEMITKGFVPTLKTYNVLISDYAKSGKMIEARELLNDLLTKGRIPNSFTYDILTCGWLNLSYEPEIDRSLKRSYEIEVKKLLIEMGRKGLKFSKKAEIRRLKIFPHWMVDALNKCL; this is translated from the coding sequence atgatgatgatgatgcatcTGAAGAAAATAAGGGTGCAAACAAACACCCTTATATTCTTTTTCTCACCCCCCACCAGACTCAGAAGATTTTTCTACCCTACACCCATCACAAGAACATTCTCCTCCCAAATCCATAAAGATTCAATTTTTATCCCACCCACCAAAACCCATCTCTATGTTTCATTCTTCTGCACCCTCATTCGCCTCTACTTGACACATGACAGATTCTCCACCGCCTCTGCCACTTTCTCTCACATGCGTGCTCTTGGTCTTGTTCCTACTTTACCTTTCTGGAATACCCTTTTGTATCAATTCAATGCCTCTGGTTTGGTTTCTCAGGTAAAACTTATGTATTCTGATATGCTGTTTTGTGGAGTTGTACCTGATGTTTTCAGTGTTAATGTTTTGGTTCATTCGTTGTGTAAAGTTGGTGATTTGGATTTGGCTTTAGGATATCTTAGGAACAACgatgttgttgatattgataaTGTTACATATAATACTGTTATTTGGGGATTCTGTCAGAAAGGGTTGGTTGATCAGGGTTTTGGTCTGTTGTCTGAAATGGTTAAAAGAGGtttatgttttgattcaatCACTTGTAATATACTAGTCAAGGGTTATTGCAGAATTGGATTGGTTCAATACGCTGAGTGGGTTATGTACAACTTGGTTGATGGTGGGGTTACAAAAGATGTTATTGGTTTGAATACCTTGATTGATGGGTATTGTGAAGCTGGTTTGATGAGTCAAGCAACGGAGTTGATTGAGAATAGCTGGAGGAGTGATGTCAAGATTGATATTGTTACTTATAATACTCTGCTTAAAGCTTTTTGTAAAACGGGTGATCTTACAAGGGCTGAATCTCTTTTCAATGAGATTTTGGGATTTTGGAAAGACGAAGATCGGTTGAAAAATAATGATGTTGTAACTCAAAACGAGATAAAAAATTTGCAGCCTACACTTGTCACATACACAACATTAATCGCTGCGTACTGTAAGTTTGTTGGAGTTGAAGAATCACATTCTTTGTATAAGAAGATGATTATGAATGGAATCATGCCAGATGTGGTTACTTGTAGTTCTATTCTTTATGGATTCTGCAGGCATGGTAAACTAACTGAGGCAGCAGTTTTGTTTAGAGAGATGTATGAAATGGGTTTAGATCCTAATCATGTCTCGTATGCTACGATTATTAACTCGCTGTTCAAATCTGGGAGGGTTATGGAAGCTTTTAATCTTCAAAGCCAAATGGTTGTTCGGGGCATTTCTTTTGATATAGTTACATGCACAACTGTAATGGATGGACTTTTCAAAGTTGGGAAAACTAAAGAGGCTGAGGAAGTGTTCGAAACTATTCTAAAGCTCAATCTTGCCCCAAACTGTGTCACGTATTCGGCATTGCTTGATGGGTATTGCAAGTTAGGAAAAATGGAACTTGCAGAGTTAGTGTTACAAAAAATGGAGAAGGAACATGTTCCTCCAAATGTTATTACCTTTTCTTCCATTATAAATGGATATGCTAAAAAAGGAATGCTTAGTAAAGCAGTTGATGTGTTAAGGGAGATGGTCCAAAGGAATGTTATGCCAAATACTATTGTTTATGCAATTTTAATTGATGGCTATTTTAAGGCAGGTGAACAAGACGTTGCTGATGATTTCTGTAAGGAAATGAAATCGCGTAGATTGGAGGAAAGCAATGTCATATTTGATATCTTATTGAACAACTTGAAAAGAGTTGGGAGGATGGATGAAGCTCGGTCATTAATTATAGATATGTACTCCAAGGGTATAGACCCGGATATCGTTAATTACGCTTCTCTAATAGATGGCTACTTTAAAGAAGGAAACCAGTTAGCCGCTCTTTCCATTGTCCaggaaatgaaagagaaaaacatccggtttgatgttgttgcttACAATGCTTTGATTAAGGGGCTCTTGAGGCTGGGGAAATATGACCCGCGATATGTTTGTTCAAGAATGATAGAATTGGGTTTGGCTCCAGATTGTATTACATATAACACTATAATTAACACATACTGCATCAAAGGTAAGACAGAAGATGCTTTGGATATTTTGAATGAGATGAAGAGCTACGGGATAATGCCAAATGCAGTCACTTATAACATTTTGATTGGCGGGCTTTGTAAAACTGGTGCAGTTGAAAAAGCAGAAAGTGCTTTAGATGAAATGTTAGTTATGGAGTTTGTGCCAACCCCAATTACTCACAAGTTTCTGGTTAAAGCATATTCAAGGAGTGAAAAAGCAGACAAAATTTTGCAAATTCACGAGAAACTTGTCGCCTCAGGCCTCGAACTCAGCCTGACTGTGTATAACACACTAATCACTGTATTTTGCAGGTTAGGGATGACTAGAAAGGCAAAAGTGGTCCTTGATGAAATGGTAAAACGTGGAATTTCAGCTGATTTAGTTACTTACAACGCCCTTATTCGCGGTTACTGTACAGGAAGTCACGTGGAGAAGGCATTGAAGACTTATTCACAGATGTTTGTTGATGGAATTGCTCCAAATATTACTACTTACAATACCCTTTTAGGAGGTCTTTCAAATGCTGGTTtgatggaagagatgatggaagAGACAGAGAAATTAGTTAGTGAGATGAACGAAAGAGGACTTGTCCCAAATGCCGCTACTTATGACATATTGGTTTCTGGATATGGTAGAGTTGGAAacagaaaaaaaactataatactTCACATTGAAATGATAACCAAAGGTTTTGTTCCCACTTTAAAAACCTATAATGTGCTTATTAGTGATTATGCAAAATCTGGAAAGATGATTGAAGCTAGAGAACTTTTGAATGATTTGCTGACAAAAGGAAGAATTCCTAATTCTTTCACATACGACATTCTAACCTGTGGATGGCTCAATTTATCGTATGAACCAGAGATAGACCGCTCACTTAAACGGTCGTACGAAATTGAGGTGAAAAAATTGCTGATAGAAATGGGGAGAAAAGGACTTAAATTTAGCAAAAAAGCTGAGATTAGAAGGTTGAAGATTTTCCCACATTGGATGGTAGATGCCTTGAAcaagtgtttataa
- the LOC25493191 gene encoding RNA polymerase II C-terminal domain phosphatase-like 1, translating to MYKSVVYQGEVMLGEVDIYPEVNNNINNKNKNFDVKEIRITQFSQPSERCSPLAVLHTITTVCFKMESKTQHQNQLLHLHSLCIRENKTAVMPLYGEELHLVAMHSRNDDRPCFWGFIVATGLYNSSVVLLNLRCLGIVFDLDETLVVANTMRSFEDRIDALQRKVNSEVDPQRISGMQAEIKRYQEDKSILKQYAENDQVVDNGKVIKVQSELVPALSDSHQPIVRPLIRLHEKNIILTRINPQIRDTSVLVRLRPAWEDLRSYLIARGRKRFEVFVCTMAERDYALEMWRLLDPDSNLINAKELLGRIVCVKSGLKKSLFNVFQDGSCHPKMALVIDDRLKVWDEKDQPRVHVVPAFAPYYAPQAEASNTIPVLCVARNVACNVRGGFFKDFDDGLLQKIPQIAYEDDIKDIPPAPDVSNYLVSEDDGSASYGNRDPFLFDGMADAEVERKLKDAISATSAIPMTTAKLDPRLTSSLQYTMVSPGSVPPPAPHASMIQLPHTQFLQPATPVKPMVQVAPLESSLHSSPAREEGEVGESELDPDTRRRLLILQHGQDIRDHTSSEPPFPVRHPNPVQVSTRAPSRGGWFPVEEEIGSQPPNRVLPKEILVDSGPSRMEKHRPHQPSFFSKVDGSISSDRALHESHQRLPKEIYHRDDRSRVNHMLPSYHSLSGDDILFGRSSSSHRDLDSESGNSVLHAETPAAVLQEIALKCGTKVEYTSSLVASRELQFSVEAWFSGKKVGQGIGRTRMEARYKAAEDSIKHLADIYLSRAKDEPGSAYGDVSGFPNANDNGYVGNVSSLGNHPLPKEEAVSFSAASDLSRVLDPRLEVSKRSTGSVSALKELCMMEGLGVNFLSVPAPLSTNSVQKDEVYAQVEIDGQVYGKGTGLTWDEAKMQAAEKALGSLRPMHGHSIQRRQSSPRPFQGFSNKRLKQEHPRTLQRFASSGRYPRNAPAIP from the exons atgtataaatcGGTGGTGTATCAAGGGGAGGTGATGTTGGGTGAGGTAGATATATACCCAGAAGtgaacaacaacatcaacaacaagaacaagaatTTTGATGTGAAGGAAATCAGAATAACTCAGTTTTCTCAACCTAGTGAGAGGTGTTCACCACTTGCTGTTCTTCATACTATTACTACTGTTTGCTTCAAAATGGAGTCAAAGACACAGCACCAGAATCAGCTCTTACACTTGCACTCCTTGTGTATCAGAGAGAACAAg ACAGCTGTTATGCCGCTGTATGGGGAAGAATTACATTTGGTTGCAATGCATTCGCGGAATGACGACAGACCATGTTTCTGGGGATTTATTGTTGCCACAGGACTTTATAATTCATCCGTCGTGTTGTTAAATCTCAGATGTTTGGGTATAGTGTTTGATCTGGATGAAACCCTTGTTGTAGCAAATACAATGCGCTCGTTCGAGGATAGAATTGATGCACTCCAGAGAAAAGTAAACTCTGAGGTAGATCCACAACGAATTTCTGGCATGCAGGCGGAGATCAAGCGCTACCAAGAGGACAAGAGTATATTGAAGCAGTATGCTGAAAATGATCAGGTAGTTGATAACGGAAAAGTGATAAAAGTTCAATCTGAGCTTGTTCCAGCATTATCTGACAGTCATCAGCCCATAGTTCGACCACTGATACGGTTGCatgaaaaaaacattattttgacACGCATCAATCCGCAG ATTCGTGATACAAGTGTTCTTGTGAGGTTGAGACCTGCATGGGAAGATCTTCGGAGCTACCTGATTGCAAGAGGGCGCAAGCGTTTTGAGGTTTTTGTTTGCACAATGGCTGAAAGGGACTATGCGCTAGAAATGTGGAGACTTCTTGATCCAGATTCAAATTTGATAAATGCGAAAGAACTATTGGGTCGCATTGTATGTGTTAAGTCCG GTTTGAAAAAGTCCTTGTTCAATGTCTTCCAAGATGGCTCATGCCATCCAAAGATGGCGTTAGTAATTGACGATCGCTTGAAAGTGTGGGATGAGAAAGATCAACCTCGGGTACATGTCGTTCCTGCATTTGCTCCATACTATGCTCCTCAAGCTGAG GCAAGCAATACTATCCCTGTCTTGTGCGTTGCAAGAAATGTTGCTTGCAATGTTAGGGGTGGCTTCTTTAA GGATTTTGATGATGGTCTTCTACAAAAGATTCCTCAAATTGCCTATGAAGATGATATTAAAGATATACCTCCTGCTCCTGACGTGAGCAATTATCTAGTTTCAGAG GACGATGGATCTGCTTCCTATGGAAATAGAGATCCGTTTTTATTTGATGGCATGGCAGATGCTGAGGtagaaagaaaattgaag GATGCAATATCAGCAACTTCAGCTATTCCTATGACAACTGCGAAGTTAGATCCCAGGCTCACTTCTTCTCTTCAGTATACAATGGTATCTCCTGGTTCAGTTCCACCACCTGCACCACACGCATCTATGATACAATTGCCTCACACACAGTTCCTTCAACCTGCTACACCAGTAAAGCCAATGGTTCAAGTTGCCCCTTTAGAATCAAGCTTGCATAGTTCTCCTGCTAGAGAAGAAGGGGAAGTAGGTGAATCAGAATTAGACCCAGATACAAGGCGAAGGCTTCTCATATTGCAACATGGACAAGATATTAGGGATCATACATCTAGTGAGCCTCCATTCCCCGTTAGACACCCCAATCCTGTACAAGTTTCCACTCGTGCACCATCACGTGGGGGATGGTTTCCTGTAGAAGAGGAGATTGGTTCACAACCACCGAACAGAGTACTACCTAAAGAAATTCTTGTAGATTCTGGTCCATCACGTATGGAGAAGCACCGGCCTCATCAACCATCCTTTTTCTCTAAGGTTGATGGCTCTATTTCATCTGATAGAGCTCTCCATGAGAGCCACCAAAGATTGCCAAAGGAG ATTTACCATAGAGATGATCGGTCAAGAGTAAACCATATGCTCCCTAGTTATCATTCGTTATCTG GTGATGACATCCTCTTTGGTAGGTCATCTTCTAGCCACAGGGATCTTGACTCTGAATCTGGTAATTCTGTATTGCATGCAGAAACACCAGCTGCAGTATTACAGGAAATTGCACTGAAGTGTGGAACTAAG GTGGAATATACATCATCTTTGGTTGCCAGCAGAGAGCTGCAGTTCTCCGTCGAG GCGTGGTTTTCTGGGAAAAAAGTTGGCCAAGGAATTGGCAGAACTAGAATGGAAGCGCGATATAAGGCTGCTGAGGATTCTATTAAACATTTGGCTG ATATATATTTATCACGTGCTAAGGATGAGCCTGGTTCCGCATATGGTGATGTGAGTGGATTTCCTAATGCAAATGACAACGGTTATGTGGGTAATGTTAGTTCTCTTGGTAATCACCCCCTGCCTAAAGAGGAGGCGGTCTCATTTTCAGCTGCATCAGATCTATCAAGGGTTTTGGATCCTAGGTTGGAAGTCTCCAAGAGATCAACGGGTTCAGTCTCTGCCCTCAAAGAATTG TGCATGATGGAGGGTCTTGGTGTCAATTTTCTATCAGTGCCTGCTCCACTTTCAACAAATTCAGTTCAGAAAGATGAAGTATATGCACAG GTTGAGATAGATGGCCAGGTCTATGGTAAAGGGACCGGATTAACATGGGACGAGGCTAAAATGCAG GCTGCTGAGAAGGCACTTGGAAGTCTAAGACCAATGCATGGCCACAGCATTCAGAGACGGCAGAGTTCTCCCAG GCCATTTCAGGGATTCTCGAATAAACGTTTGAAGCAAGAACATCCACGAACTCTGCAGCGATTCGCATCTTCTGGTAGATATCCTAGGAATGCTCCAGCAATCCCGTGA